Proteins encoded in a region of the Watersipora subatra chromosome 5, tzWatSuba1.1, whole genome shotgun sequence genome:
- the LOC137396886 gene encoding uncharacterized protein isoform X2, with translation MLACMSCTLLALQLASTSAVSSSLNGLIYFGLISNDTKGGFQVLYRPASTSNGNKPVRVNIALANQKSPFHSSTPLLGLELCQRMTYPDKYFDVKLSWDNNVEYCILDSQPEDKHISCSTVLNENGVSISGYELSSSAPCCSENNLKYSDYFGLLVGSISLMLVILLVCFIEWISKSSCYLNRSVNKDKNCHNPLIKENEERTV, from the exons ATGCTGGCCTGCATGAGCTGCACTCTGCTGGCATTGCAACTAGCTTCCACCTCAGCCGTCTCTTCCTCGCTAAATGGTTTAATATATTTTGGACTCATCAGCAATGATACTAAAGGAGGGTTTCAAGTTCTTTACAGGCCAGCGAGTACGA GCAATGGAAACAAGCCAGTTCGTGTAAATATTGCGCTGGCCAATCAGAAATCGCCATTTCATTCCTCAACACCACTTCTGGGACTTGAACTGTGTCAAAGGATGACCTACCCAGACAAATATTTTGATGTTAAACTGTCATGGGATAATAATG TTGAATACTGCATACTTGACAGCCAACCAGAAGATAAACATATCTCATGCTCAACAG TTTTGAATGAAAATGGAGTTTCTATTTCTGGCTACGAACTGTCAAGTTCTGCTCCATGCTGTTCAG AAAACAATTTGAAGTACAGCGACTACTTTG GTCTTCTGGTTGGCTCCATCAGCTTGATGCTTGTTATACTTCTAGTCTGCTTTATAGAATGGATAAGCAAATCTTCATGTTATCTTAACAG AAGTGTGAACAAAGACAAAAATTGCCACAATCCCTTGATCAAAGAGAATGAAGAGCGAACAGTCTAG
- the LOC137396886 gene encoding uncharacterized protein isoform X1: protein MLACMSCTLLALQLASTSAVSSSLNGLIYFGLISNDTKGGFQVLYRPASTSNGNKPVRVNIALANQKSPFHSSTPLLGLELCQRMTYPDKYFDVKLSWDNNGGYFYGTQNTSDAVVGTCLAYQILPSANSYKNCLQCVYLLNQVEYCILDSQPEDKHISCSTVLNENGVSISGYELSSSAPCCSENNLKYSDYFGLLVGSISLMLVILLVCFIEWISKSSCYLNRSVNKDKNCHNPLIKENEERTV, encoded by the exons ATGCTGGCCTGCATGAGCTGCACTCTGCTGGCATTGCAACTAGCTTCCACCTCAGCCGTCTCTTCCTCGCTAAATGGTTTAATATATTTTGGACTCATCAGCAATGATACTAAAGGAGGGTTTCAAGTTCTTTACAGGCCAGCGAGTACGA GCAATGGAAACAAGCCAGTTCGTGTAAATATTGCGCTGGCCAATCAGAAATCGCCATTTCATTCCTCAACACCACTTCTGGGACTTGAACTGTGTCAAAGGATGACCTACCCAGACAAATATTTTGATGTTAAACTGTCATGGGATAATAATG GAGGTTATTTTTACGGCACACAAAATACCAGTGATGCCGTGGTTGGAACATGCCTAGCTTATCAAATTTTACCTTCAGCCAACAGCTACAAGAATTGCCTACAATGTGTGTATCTTTTAAACCAAGTTGAATACTGCATACTTGACAGCCAACCAGAAGATAAACATATCTCATGCTCAACAG TTTTGAATGAAAATGGAGTTTCTATTTCTGGCTACGAACTGTCAAGTTCTGCTCCATGCTGTTCAG AAAACAATTTGAAGTACAGCGACTACTTTG GTCTTCTGGTTGGCTCCATCAGCTTGATGCTTGTTATACTTCTAGTCTGCTTTATAGAATGGATAAGCAAATCTTCATGTTATCTTAACAG AAGTGTGAACAAAGACAAAAATTGCCACAATCCCTTGATCAAAGAGAATGAAGAGCGAACAGTCTAG